A portion of the Paenibacillus marchantiae genome contains these proteins:
- a CDS encoding carbohydrate ABC transporter permease, translated as MKRNNTVKKIFIAVVSLIICLIPLIPFYMMINISLKDVTDYKSTISIPKEFVFANFVDAWKSAGLGTAFMNNIIITVFTLLLVILVSSMASYPLSRNKSKLNKAIYTTFIACMIIPSLTLIVPLYMILIKMHALNTLWGAILVQTAFSLPMSIFLYTGFISSIPKELDEAGYIDGASRIGIFFKLILPLLKPITASVVILQGVGIWNEYGMSLYILQNKDVQNLTVALSRFVGQYQSQMNWVAAGCLMSAAPMIVLFLIFQKQFIKGISSGAVKG; from the coding sequence ATGAAGCGGAATAATACCGTCAAGAAAATCTTCATTGCCGTTGTCAGTCTAATCATATGCCTGATTCCGCTGATCCCTTTCTATATGATGATCAACATCTCACTGAAGGATGTAACCGACTACAAGTCGACGATCAGCATTCCGAAAGAGTTTGTATTTGCGAACTTTGTGGATGCTTGGAAAAGCGCGGGTCTCGGCACAGCTTTCATGAACAATATTATTATTACGGTCTTTACGTTACTACTTGTTATCTTGGTCTCTTCCATGGCCTCATACCCGCTGTCGAGAAACAAGTCTAAACTGAATAAAGCGATCTATACCACCTTTATCGCTTGTATGATCATTCCTTCGCTGACGCTGATTGTGCCACTGTATATGATTTTGATCAAAATGCATGCGCTGAACACGCTATGGGGAGCGATTCTGGTTCAGACGGCCTTCTCACTGCCGATGTCCATCTTTCTTTATACGGGCTTTATCAGTTCGATCCCCAAAGAACTGGATGAAGCCGGTTATATTGACGGTGCGAGCCGAATCGGTATTTTCTTCAAGCTGATTCTGCCGCTGCTGAAGCCGATTACGGCGTCAGTGGTAATTCTACAAGGGGTGGGTATCTGGAACGAGTACGGCATGTCGCTCTATATTTTGCAGAACAAGGATGTGCAGAATCTTACGGTCGCTTTGTCCAGATTCGTTGGGCAGTACCAATCGCAGATGAACTGGGTGGCGGCGGGTTGTTTAATGTCGGCTGCACCTATGATTGTGCTATTTCTGATTTTCCAGAAACAATTTATTAAAGGCATCTCATCAGGTGCTGTGAAAGGGTGA
- a CDS encoding ABC transporter substrate-binding protein codes for MAKGKRLKRMLAVSMMLTMAAALFTGCSSSNSSKESGGSSKEDTITLSVWTQRSGEGAAALEKVSRQFEAENPGIKIDFNAPGKEYENILKIKMSSDEMPDIWSTHGWAIGKYSDQLADLSNEEWVPRLIPSLKEQVTDADGRVLSMTIDSDTSAIAYNVDLFEKYNLQVPKTVDELLALCEKVKKESGGKVVPIHIGGGDGWPIGQAVDFFSSTLLTTDSNNNYGEELKNGTFDWNHYKPLGELFQTMKDKGYVNVDILTAKNDDTAKAIANNEALIAITGFGIKDSAVKYNPNVKIGFFPIPTFSDKDEPVLVGGETDAWGISKNTKHMEAAKKYIAYFAKPEINKQLCEEANIRSAFTDVNVDLGEMTPYYEASKNARIVPYFDRAFLPSGMWDAISKYGQMLFTGSYSVDQFAKDMNDSYTRLLDK; via the coding sequence ATGGCAAAAGGAAAAAGATTGAAAAGAATGTTAGCGGTTTCAATGATGCTGACGATGGCTGCCGCACTGTTTACCGGCTGTTCCAGCTCCAACTCCAGCAAGGAATCTGGAGGCTCCAGTAAGGAAGATACCATTACTTTATCCGTATGGACCCAGCGTAGTGGTGAAGGTGCAGCCGCTCTGGAGAAAGTATCGAGACAATTCGAAGCAGAGAATCCAGGCATCAAAATTGATTTCAATGCCCCGGGTAAGGAATATGAGAACATCCTGAAGATCAAGATGTCATCGGATGAGATGCCGGATATCTGGTCAACACATGGCTGGGCCATTGGCAAGTACAGCGACCAACTGGCCGATCTCTCGAATGAGGAATGGGTACCCCGCTTAATTCCTTCCCTGAAAGAGCAGGTAACGGATGCGGATGGCCGGGTGCTGTCCATGACGATTGATTCTGACACTTCTGCAATCGCTTACAATGTGGATCTGTTTGAGAAATACAATCTTCAAGTGCCGAAGACGGTAGATGAGCTGCTGGCATTGTGTGAGAAGGTTAAAAAAGAAAGCGGTGGTAAAGTAGTTCCGATCCATATTGGCGGTGGCGACGGCTGGCCGATCGGCCAGGCTGTAGATTTTTTCTCCAGCACACTGCTTACGACAGACAGCAACAATAACTACGGCGAAGAATTGAAGAACGGCACGTTCGATTGGAATCACTATAAGCCGCTTGGCGAGCTGTTCCAGACTATGAAAGACAAGGGCTATGTCAACGTGGACATTCTAACGGCCAAGAATGACGATACCGCCAAAGCCATTGCCAACAATGAGGCGCTTATTGCCATCACCGGATTTGGAATTAAAGATTCCGCAGTGAAATACAATCCAAATGTGAAAATCGGCTTCTTCCCGATCCCGACCTTCTCCGATAAGGATGAACCTGTATTGGTTGGTGGAGAGACTGATGCCTGGGGGATCTCGAAGAACACGAAGCATATGGAAGCAGCTAAGAAATACATCGCGTATTTTGCCAAGCCAGAGATCAACAAGCAGCTCTGTGAAGAAGCGAATATCCGCTCGGCCTTTACCGATGTCAATGTGGACTTGGGAGAGATGACGCCTTATTACGAAGCTTCCAAAAATGCGAGAATTGTGCCTTACTTTGACCGGGCCTTCCTGCCAAGTGGAATGTGGGATGCTATCTCCAAATACGGTCAAATGCTGTTCACCGGGTCGTACTCCGTGGATCAATTTGCCAAGGACATGAACGATAGCTATACCCGGTTGCTCGATAAATAA
- a CDS encoding glycosyl hydrolase family 28-related protein, translated as MAMFRKFLCPTLVLMLLTTMFTLTSNAQSGVENAEETHLAPATIHTYQPSVRYTNSANYTLKANGVVVPVVKGFSDYDYAHFSMSEGPVTYELTILNTDKVHEYSISPKKLGIQAEKIEGRTITFTTQSDEYLIVTMNNRQTRMVIAADPMEKDVPASNGEGIFNVTSAPYHVVSSGTPATGVSTRTASIQQAINDASQYGTLQGGGKQGIVYVPAGTYYIGNLVLKSNTAVYMEPGATFIGTGKTVDYKEHWFKDSMGRPATWWISTAFQSENIRIYGRGTIDGNGQALHDDKTSNGKGMINNLVVPIATSNFVMDGILIRESSGWAVV; from the coding sequence ATGGCAATGTTTAGAAAATTTCTATGCCCTACTCTGGTGTTGATGCTTCTTACTACCATGTTTACACTTACCTCGAACGCCCAATCTGGAGTAGAAAATGCGGAAGAAACTCACTTGGCACCAGCAACGATTCACACTTATCAACCATCAGTGCGCTATACTAACTCGGCTAATTATACGCTAAAAGCAAACGGGGTCGTTGTGCCAGTTGTCAAAGGATTTAGTGATTACGACTATGCTCATTTTTCCATGTCGGAAGGGCCTGTTACGTATGAATTAACGATTTTAAATACCGATAAAGTACATGAATATTCTATAAGTCCAAAGAAGCTCGGTATACAAGCTGAAAAGATAGAGGGAAGGACGATAACCTTCACAACACAATCTGACGAATACCTGATCGTGACAATGAATAATCGCCAAACACGCATGGTTATCGCTGCAGATCCGATGGAGAAGGATGTTCCCGCCTCAAACGGAGAAGGCATTTTTAATGTTACATCCGCTCCATATCATGTGGTGTCCTCAGGCACACCAGCAACCGGAGTAAGCACGAGAACGGCTTCCATTCAGCAAGCAATTAATGATGCCAGCCAATACGGAACCCTTCAAGGAGGCGGTAAACAGGGCATTGTCTATGTACCGGCCGGAACTTATTATATTGGTAATCTGGTATTAAAAAGTAATACTGCTGTCTACATGGAGCCTGGAGCAACGTTCATCGGTACAGGAAAGACAGTTGATTATAAGGAGCACTGGTTTAAGGATTCCATGGGAAGGCCGGCTACCTGGTGGATCTCAACTGCATTTCAATCCGAAAATATTCGGATATATGGACGGGGTACGATTGATGGCAACGGGCAAGCCTTGCACGATGATAAGACTAGCAATGGTAAAGGAATGATCAATAATCTGGTTGTTCCCATTGCCACTTCCAATTTTGTCATGGATGGTATCCTTATACGGGAATCATCTGGCTGGGCCGTTGTTTGA
- a CDS encoding response regulator transcription factor, with product MKIVIADDEYYVRIGLVKMLEEILTEEYSIIEVENGHQVLDKIREIQPNVVFLDIKMPRMSGLEAFQQAYGLSPETQWIVISGYADFEYARKALQLGAVDYLLKPVSPEQLELITADIRKRMLAQTEVRCSTFKQNLTAVFNRTLSLRTLPEGHELKQLSYVPILFALDRYVEKGQHSEELTGWYTEMENAVQQLNNRSLRAALVVVPGGTVGIMLGWDREDEHTEQWVMQSAYGKINKVLGRLSGGSLGFYALAGEPCAGLHELEAHIAIIEAALLIKALLARNDLIRWKELSGLVGTLSKEAREWSRALVELADTYRKKDYYRYVMLSRGIGSFLDKGYDSLPIQARNHAGSFLNNALSTGTDPREKSLPDAASWRQLLERGEKELLRDTEGSTDMIDRVVEYIERNYAEDIGVAGVAEIFSITPNYLSSLFHKKTGSTFVKYVTHLRIAKAKELLAGHDLQVQEVAAAVGFNSPKHFAKLFKEHSGSYPSEFRAELRAK from the coding sequence ATGAAGATCGTCATAGCTGATGATGAGTACTACGTTCGGATCGGGCTGGTAAAAATGCTGGAAGAAATTTTGACGGAGGAGTACTCCATTATTGAGGTGGAGAATGGTCACCAGGTACTGGACAAGATTCGGGAGATTCAGCCGAATGTGGTGTTCCTGGATATCAAGATGCCGCGGATGAGCGGTCTTGAAGCATTTCAACAGGCCTATGGTCTGTCTCCGGAGACGCAATGGATTGTGATCAGCGGTTATGCTGATTTTGAATATGCCAGAAAAGCGCTACAGCTTGGCGCGGTAGATTATTTGCTCAAGCCCGTCTCCCCGGAGCAACTGGAGCTGATTACGGCTGATATTAGGAAGCGAATGCTGGCACAGACCGAGGTTCGCTGCAGCACGTTCAAGCAGAATTTGACGGCTGTATTTAACCGCACGCTGAGCCTCAGAACGCTGCCGGAGGGACATGAGCTGAAGCAACTGAGCTATGTGCCTATCCTTTTTGCACTGGACAGGTATGTGGAGAAGGGGCAACATTCCGAGGAACTTACCGGCTGGTATACGGAGATGGAGAACGCAGTCCAGCAATTGAATAATCGGAGCCTGCGCGCTGCGCTGGTCGTTGTACCCGGAGGTACGGTGGGAATCATGCTTGGCTGGGACCGGGAAGATGAACATACGGAGCAGTGGGTGATGCAGAGCGCTTATGGCAAAATCAATAAGGTGCTGGGACGCTTGAGTGGTGGTAGTCTGGGATTCTATGCCTTGGCAGGCGAACCTTGCGCCGGATTGCATGAACTGGAGGCCCATATCGCTATTATTGAAGCTGCTTTGCTGATAAAGGCTTTGCTGGCTCGCAATGATCTAATCCGCTGGAAGGAGCTATCCGGGCTGGTGGGCACGCTATCTAAGGAAGCGAGGGAATGGTCTAGAGCGCTGGTGGAGCTTGCTGACACTTATCGGAAAAAGGATTACTACCGGTATGTCATGCTTAGCCGAGGGATCGGGAGCTTCTTGGATAAAGGGTACGACAGCCTGCCGATTCAGGCCAGAAATCACGCCGGATCTTTTCTCAACAATGCGTTGTCTACAGGCACAGACCCCCGTGAAAAGTCGCTACCTGATGCTGCATCTTGGAGACAACTGCTCGAACGTGGAGAGAAGGAACTGCTCCGTGATACCGAAGGCAGTACGGATATGATTGATCGTGTCGTCGAATACATTGAGCGGAATTATGCCGAAGATATAGGCGTGGCGGGGGTAGCAGAGATTTTCAGTATCACGCCCAATTATCTCAGCTCACTTTTCCATAAAAAAACAGGCAGCACCTTCGTCAAATATGTGACCCACCTGCGTATTGCTAAGGCCAAAGAACTGCTGGCTGGACATGACCTTCAGGTACAGGAGGTAGCGGCAGCAGTGGGCTTTAACAGTCCCAAACATTTTGCCAAGTTGTTCAAAGAGCATAGTGGAAGTTACCCTTCGGAGTTTAGGGCGGAGCTTCGAGCGAAGTGA
- a CDS encoding galactose-binding domain-containing protein, with the protein MPLPILSWMVSLYGNHLAGPLFESQDVVVQNAIGISLDDPFSTKAWKADTDIASGKVPWPGNPEPVQNVLFKDTIAWTLCYGYKIGQGVMQDQSNIVFRNGVVYKAAVGFAIHHKYGTGIVSDVRFESMDVEDISGSNEDNSAWMTLFTVNGGNHGVGPIRGVTVKDITVRDAGESFAKIKGLEGAMITDLTFENVYMPGSNTPARTLQEMNFLNKEHYSGVTIKPVQNTEPLPLINLALHRPAVASSNDGIENTAPYVTDGNLTTRFGSKRGVDPGWIYVDLGETKKINEVRLYWEAAYGKSYRIQVADAPNQEANWSDVYSTTNGKGGLERITFNEVEARYVRMYGTVRATIYGYSIWEFEVYGPTQ; encoded by the coding sequence TTGCCACTTCCAATTTTGTCATGGATGGTATCCTTATACGGGAATCATCTGGCTGGGCCGTTGTTTGAATCCCAGGATGTAGTTGTACAAAATGCGATCGGTATTTCCTTGGATGATCCATTTTCTACGAAAGCCTGGAAAGCGGACACAGACATCGCTTCAGGTAAAGTACCTTGGCCGGGGAATCCAGAACCGGTTCAAAACGTGCTATTCAAGGATACGATAGCGTGGACGTTATGTTATGGTTATAAGATTGGTCAAGGAGTTATGCAAGATCAATCTAATATTGTATTCAGAAACGGAGTCGTTTACAAAGCTGCAGTGGGCTTCGCTATTCATCATAAATATGGGACCGGAATCGTTAGTGATGTGAGGTTTGAATCAATGGATGTCGAGGACATCAGTGGAAGTAACGAAGATAATAGTGCCTGGATGACCCTGTTCACGGTTAATGGAGGCAACCATGGAGTGGGACCCATTCGAGGAGTCACAGTAAAAGATATTACGGTCCGTGACGCAGGGGAAAGCTTTGCCAAGATTAAAGGATTGGAAGGAGCCATGATTACTGATCTGACGTTTGAGAACGTCTACATGCCTGGTAGCAACACTCCTGCTCGTACGCTACAAGAGATGAATTTCCTAAATAAAGAGCATTACAGCGGAGTTACGATTAAGCCGGTTCAGAATACTGAGCCGCTTCCCTTAATTAATTTGGCGCTCCATCGCCCAGCGGTAGCTTCATCCAATGATGGAATTGAGAACACCGCACCGTATGTGACCGATGGAAACTTAACAACCCGCTTTGGTTCAAAGCGCGGGGTGGACCCAGGCTGGATTTATGTGGATCTCGGAGAAACTAAAAAGATCAATGAAGTCAGGTTGTACTGGGAAGCCGCGTACGGTAAAAGTTATCGCATACAGGTAGCCGATGCTCCAAACCAGGAGGCAAATTGGAGCGACGTTTATAGCACCACTAACGGCAAAGGTGGTTTAGAGAGGATTACTTTTAACGAAGTGGAAGCACGTTATGTTCGTATGTACGGGACTGTCCGAGCTACGATCTATGGGTATTCAATTTGGGAATTTGAGGTATACGGACCGACGCAATAA
- a CDS encoding carbohydrate ABC transporter permease gives MNTFKKIRHSQSSINVMYIPALIFFFVFIAYPFIQGIMISFTDWNGYSEARNFIGWKNYARLFADKDMGLVIFNTFLYGILSTVFQNLFGLLYALFVDMKFRLRGVVRTIVYLPVIVSPLIMGYILYYFFQYNGGTMNEVISWFGIEPKNWLNQWSSSVTSIIIVNNFQFIGPAMIIYLTGLQSISSDYYEAADLDGASAFAKFRSITLPLLMPAITINVVYNLIGGLKLFDIIMALTNGGPGYTTSSLSTFMYSVYSGQQDAGYATTVGNFMFVIIGVVGLLVLGNLRKREVEY, from the coding sequence ATGAACACCTTCAAAAAGATAAGACATTCCCAGTCAAGCATCAACGTAATGTACATTCCTGCACTGATCTTTTTCTTTGTTTTTATTGCCTACCCGTTCATTCAGGGCATTATGATCTCATTTACTGACTGGAACGGTTACTCTGAAGCACGGAATTTTATTGGGTGGAAAAATTACGCCCGCCTGTTTGCGGATAAAGATATGGGGCTTGTCATTTTCAATACCTTTTTATATGGAATTCTGAGTACCGTCTTCCAGAACTTATTCGGGCTGCTGTATGCACTGTTTGTGGATATGAAATTCCGTCTGCGGGGCGTTGTCCGCACGATCGTGTATTTGCCCGTTATTGTCTCACCGCTCATTATGGGGTACATCTTGTACTATTTCTTCCAATATAACGGCGGAACGATGAATGAAGTGATTTCCTGGTTCGGCATAGAGCCGAAGAACTGGCTTAATCAATGGAGCAGCTCTGTAACCAGCATCATTATTGTGAATAATTTCCAGTTCATTGGACCGGCGATGATTATCTATCTGACTGGACTCCAGTCGATATCTTCCGATTACTATGAAGCGGCCGATCTGGATGGTGCCTCTGCTTTTGCCAAGTTCAGATCGATTACCTTGCCGCTGCTTATGCCAGCCATCACCATTAATGTCGTGTACAATCTTATCGGCGGTCTCAAGTTGTTCGATATTATCATGGCTTTGACGAATGGCGGACCTGGATATACAACTTCGTCCCTGTCCACATTCATGTACTCCGTCTACTCGGGGCAGCAGGATGCAGGCTATGCCACAACGGTCGGAAACTTTATGTTCGTCATTATCGGTGTCGTCGGTCTGCTTGTGCTGGGTAATCTGCGGAAACGGGAGGTCGAATATTGA
- a CDS encoding cache domain-containing sensor histidine kinase — protein MRPTLKPRLGVRFKMIGISLIGLLIPALAFVLFVPSYYNKNMTHDINFATQATISSALINLNTYIEDLERLVVVPYLNDSIMDAFNTFRKIDSGKTVSLLEQLQATRTMNTTLPNYTQNLRKDITGTLVCFIPKTVFAVYTNNSGLVSDYPFTKQTWYKQALAAEGKTVFISSHKQDYLTDPAADKVFSIVKLVKDLDTRQPIAVVKADADTRVLSVILDKIKLNVSSIMSVIDEQGNVIYSNKPLSDTMLKELRNKSNSSKIDDHGEVYSVTTQHIEKTDWNMVAMVSETEYINRINVMQATVTGVYVLVSIFSVLLVALLSQRMMKPLRKMVNVMAKVETGNFNVRVPVRGRDEIAILGSSFNLMLSEVNNLLNREYRAVLSKQSAEYKALQSQIEPHFLYNTLNTMIGINRLGDSKVLEQAILSLTGMMRYMTEQADWTTLNEEFQMLNQYCYLQKLRFQNRLEYTIQLDPEAEPMKIPKLLIQPLVENAIVHGIEPLGETGQLTVLGSIETVHFQRCVVIVIEDSGTGLEQTEGSKWMGVGLTNVKNRLQYAYKKADLNIQSRVNVGTRITITIPLEDDNDEDRHS, from the coding sequence ATGAGACCAACCCTGAAACCCCGCCTCGGTGTCCGCTTCAAAATGATCGGTATCTCGCTAATTGGACTACTTATACCAGCATTAGCCTTCGTGTTATTCGTACCCTCTTATTATAACAAGAATATGACCCATGATATAAATTTCGCCACGCAGGCTACGATTTCATCTGCGCTCATTAACCTGAACACGTACATCGAGGATCTGGAGCGACTCGTCGTGGTGCCTTATCTGAATGATTCCATTATGGATGCTTTTAACACTTTTCGGAAGATTGACAGCGGAAAGACGGTATCTCTCTTAGAGCAGCTGCAAGCCACAAGAACGATGAACACGACCCTGCCCAATTACACACAGAATTTGCGAAAGGATATAACAGGGACGCTAGTGTGCTTCATTCCAAAGACCGTGTTCGCCGTGTACACCAACAATAGTGGGCTGGTCAGCGACTATCCCTTTACGAAACAGACCTGGTACAAACAAGCGTTAGCAGCCGAAGGCAAGACGGTATTCATCAGCTCGCATAAGCAGGACTATCTGACAGATCCGGCCGCAGATAAAGTTTTTTCTATAGTGAAGTTGGTCAAGGATCTGGATACAAGACAGCCAATCGCCGTTGTTAAGGCGGATGCGGATACTCGGGTGCTGTCTGTCATACTGGATAAAATCAAACTGAATGTGTCTTCGATTATGTCCGTTATCGACGAGCAAGGCAATGTGATCTATTCCAACAAGCCGTTATCGGACACGATGCTAAAAGAACTCCGCAACAAAAGCAATTCCTCCAAAATCGATGATCACGGCGAGGTGTACAGTGTAACAACCCAGCATATTGAGAAGACGGATTGGAACATGGTGGCCATGGTCTCTGAGACGGAATATATCAACAGAATTAATGTTATGCAGGCCACAGTTACAGGGGTGTATGTTCTAGTCTCGATTTTCTCTGTACTTCTGGTGGCGCTTCTGTCACAACGTATGATGAAGCCCCTGCGAAAAATGGTGAATGTGATGGCCAAGGTAGAGACCGGCAATTTCAATGTACGTGTCCCAGTGAGGGGAAGAGATGAGATAGCCATCCTTGGCAGCTCCTTCAACTTGATGCTCAGCGAAGTGAACAACCTGTTGAATCGTGAATATAGGGCAGTTCTGAGCAAGCAATCCGCAGAGTATAAGGCGCTGCAATCCCAGATTGAACCTCATTTTCTATACAACACGCTCAATACAATGATTGGCATCAACCGTCTGGGCGACAGCAAGGTGCTGGAGCAAGCAATCCTGTCACTGACTGGTATGATGCGTTATATGACAGAGCAGGCCGATTGGACAACCCTGAACGAAGAATTCCAGATGCTGAATCAATACTGCTATCTACAGAAGCTCAGATTCCAGAATCGGCTGGAATACACCATCCAACTGGACCCAGAAGCGGAACCAATGAAAATCCCGAAACTGCTGATTCAGCCATTGGTGGAGAATGCGATTGTGCACGGTATTGAGCCGCTTGGCGAAACGGGTCAACTGACGGTCTTGGGGAGTATAGAAACTGTGCATTTCCAGCGCTGTGTGGTCATTGTCATCGAGGATTCTGGCACCGGTCTGGAGCAGACCGAAGGTTCAAAATGGATGGGTGTGGGGTTGACCAATGTGAAGAACAGACTTCAATATGCCTATAAGAAAGCCGATTTAAATATTCAGAGCAGGGTGAACGTGGGCACCCGAATTACAATAACCATTCCACTGGAGGATGATAACGATGAAGATCGTCATAGCTGA